In Thermoanaerobaculales bacterium, one DNA window encodes the following:
- a CDS encoding ATP synthase F0 subunit B, whose protein sequence is MKRLGMWALLFLCALVFARIVPLGGNFFGLPDALLPPLFAANLTLFLWLLARFVGRPMASFLEARREAIGDELEQARTKLAEAESLRDEVGRRLAEVEREIDAMKARAEQAGAAEADEIAKQTAHDQERFLQRVDEEIRRRTAEARDALSKETAELTARLTKQLLDEELTGEDRRRILDRSLSAIRSSTPGK, encoded by the coding sequence GTGAAACGCCTCGGCATGTGGGCGCTCCTCTTCCTGTGCGCCCTCGTCTTTGCCCGCATCGTGCCGCTCGGCGGCAACTTCTTCGGCCTGCCCGACGCGCTGCTGCCGCCGCTGTTCGCGGCCAACCTCACGCTGTTCCTGTGGCTGCTGGCCCGTTTCGTCGGCAGGCCGATGGCCAGCTTCCTGGAGGCGCGGCGCGAGGCGATCGGCGATGAGCTCGAGCAGGCGCGCACCAAGCTCGCCGAGGCCGAGTCCCTCCGGGACGAGGTCGGCCGGCGGCTGGCCGAGGTGGAGCGCGAGATCGACGCGATGAAGGCGCGCGCCGAGCAGGCCGGCGCCGCGGAGGCCGACGAGATCGCGAAGCAGACCGCCCACGATCAGGAGCGCTTCCTGCAGCGGGTGGACGAGGAGATCCGGCGGCGGACCGCGGAGGCGCGCGATGCGCTGTCGAAGGAGACCGCCGAGCTCACGGCTCGGCTCACCAAGCAGCTCCTGGACGAGGAGCTGACCGGCGAGGACCGGCGACGGATCCTGGACCGGAGCCTGTCGGCGATTCGCTCGTCGACCCCCGGGAAGTGA
- a CDS encoding ATP synthase F0 subunit B encodes MTPPNLSLLLVMICFWCTMWLVHRFLIRPVGEVLEERRGRIGDAAARWEATHREYLAATERLEGELQNAARAAAVLRGGHRQRALDSRQAALERARSEADDRLGHALATLDAESAAARTELQARAGELARLFAARLLGREVAS; translated from the coding sequence ATGACCCCACCAAACTTGTCGCTGCTGCTGGTCATGATCTGCTTCTGGTGCACGATGTGGCTGGTGCACCGCTTCCTGATCAGGCCCGTGGGCGAAGTGCTCGAGGAGCGGCGGGGCCGCATCGGCGACGCCGCGGCAAGATGGGAGGCCACACACCGGGAGTACCTCGCCGCCACCGAGCGGCTGGAGGGCGAGCTCCAGAACGCCGCCCGTGCGGCGGCCGTCCTCCGTGGCGGGCACCGCCAGCGGGCGCTGGACAGCCGGCAGGCGGCGCTGGAGCGGGCGCGATCCGAGGCCGACGACCGCCTGGGCCACGCGCTCGCCACCCTCGACGCCGAGTCCGCCGCGGCCCGCACCGAGCTGCAGGCCCGCGCCGGTGAGCTCGCGCGCCTGTTCGCGGCCCGGCTGCTCGGCCGAGAGGTGGCATCGTGA
- a CDS encoding polymer-forming cytoskeletal protein, which produces MARGGEALNGFVDSGCTIRGELEFANSFRIDGTLVGTVRSRSELVVGEAGVIEGEVEVARCLVGGQVRGVVRATEQVVLHATARVWAEIHAPALVMEAGAFLEGKVTMEGSKGATRDGAPPDPSASPGPAPAGPRPLPRDGSGSRGV; this is translated from the coding sequence ATGGCTCGAGGAGGCGAGGCACTCAACGGGTTCGTGGACTCCGGGTGCACGATCCGAGGCGAGCTCGAGTTCGCCAACTCGTTCCGCATCGACGGCACGCTCGTCGGCACCGTCCGCTCGAGATCGGAGCTGGTGGTCGGCGAAGCGGGCGTGATCGAGGGTGAGGTCGAGGTCGCTCGCTGCCTGGTCGGCGGCCAGGTCCGCGGCGTGGTGCGCGCCACCGAGCAGGTGGTGCTCCACGCCACGGCCAGGGTCTGGGCCGAGATCCATGCCCCGGCGCTGGTGATGGAGGCGGGCGCGTTTCTCGAGGGCAAGGTCACGATGGAAGGCAGCAAGGGCGCCACGCGCGATGGCGCGCCGCCCGACCCCTCGGCGAGCCCGGGCCCCGCGCCTGCCGGTCCGCGCCCGCTGCCGCGCGACGGATCCGGGTCGCGGGGGGTCTGA
- a CDS encoding ParB/RepB/Spo0J family partition protein, whose product MTKQALGRGLKALIPDTPRARTGLVEIPVDRIEANPSQPRRRFTPEDLEELAASIRQHGVLQPLLVSEGAPGRYVIVAGERRWRAARLAGLATVPAVIREQLGHEHLLELALVENLQRRDLTPLEEARAFEQLQTALGLAQAEIAGRVGINRSTVANALRLLKLPVEIQEWVEEGALSAGHARTLLAFADDAERIAWGRRAIEAGLSVRDLERAAADDRELRGGAERRPRAAPPRDPNIRSAEEKLSLRLGAKVEIRTRRRGGSIVIRCADQAELMRVYDQLMGGRG is encoded by the coding sequence GTGACCAAGCAGGCCCTCGGGCGAGGCCTCAAGGCACTGATCCCGGACACGCCGCGCGCCCGCACCGGCCTGGTGGAGATCCCGGTCGATCGGATCGAGGCGAATCCGAGCCAGCCCCGGCGGCGCTTCACCCCCGAGGACCTCGAGGAGCTGGCGGCCTCGATCCGTCAGCACGGAGTGCTGCAGCCGCTGCTGGTCAGCGAGGGCGCGCCCGGCCGGTACGTGATCGTCGCCGGCGAGCGACGCTGGCGGGCGGCGCGGCTGGCGGGGCTCGCCACGGTGCCGGCCGTGATCCGCGAGCAGCTCGGCCACGAGCACCTGCTCGAGCTGGCCCTGGTGGAGAACCTCCAGCGCCGGGACCTGACGCCGCTCGAGGAGGCGCGCGCCTTCGAGCAGCTGCAGACCGCCCTCGGCCTGGCCCAGGCCGAGATCGCCGGCCGCGTCGGGATCAATCGCAGCACTGTTGCTAACGCATTGCGTCTACTGAAGTTACCTGTTGAAATCCAGGAGTGGGTGGAGGAGGGCGCGTTGAGCGCCGGCCATGCCCGCACGCTGCTGGCCTTCGCCGATGACGCCGAGCGGATCGCCTGGGGCCGGCGCGCGATCGAGGCGGGCCTGAGCGTGCGCGACCTCGAGCGCGCGGCGGCCGACGACCGCGAGCTGCGAGGGGGTGCCGAGAGGCGGCCGCGGGCGGCGCCGCCGCGCGATCCCAACATCCGCAGCGCCGAGGAAAAATTGAGCCTGAGACTCGGCGCCAAGGTCGAGATCCGGACCCGGCGGCGGGGGGGATCGATCGTGATTCGCTGCGCCGATCAGGCAGAGCTCATGCGCGTGTACGATCAGCTGATGGGTGGGAGGGGCTGA
- a CDS encoding ParA family protein: protein MRPRVLAVANQKGGVGKTTTAISLGATLAAYERATLIVDMDPQSNSTSGLGVEVGPGQATTYQLLTGDATAAAAVVPTEFPHLAMIPATPDLAGAEIELVGMVGREFRLRDALHPLEGYRFALVDCPPSLGLLTLNALAAADALLIPIQCEYFALEGVSELMRTVDEVRRFLNPSLAIDGVLLTMYDERTNLARQVAQEVRSVFGELVFSTVVPRNVRLAEAPSFGRPIQAYDLRSRGAEAYLLLGREYLERMEVA from the coding sequence ATGCGGCCTCGGGTGCTCGCGGTGGCCAACCAGAAGGGCGGCGTCGGGAAGACCACGACCGCGATCAGCCTCGGCGCCACGCTGGCGGCGTACGAGCGCGCCACCCTGATCGTGGACATGGACCCGCAGTCGAACAGCACCTCGGGGCTCGGTGTCGAGGTCGGCCCCGGTCAGGCCACCACCTACCAGCTGCTCACCGGCGACGCCACCGCCGCCGCGGCCGTGGTCCCGACCGAGTTCCCGCACCTCGCCATGATCCCGGCGACCCCTGACCTGGCGGGCGCCGAGATCGAGCTGGTCGGGATGGTGGGCCGGGAGTTCCGGCTGCGCGATGCCCTGCACCCGCTCGAGGGCTACCGCTTCGCCCTCGTCGACTGCCCGCCGTCGCTGGGCCTGCTCACGCTGAACGCGCTCGCCGCCGCCGACGCCCTGCTGATCCCGATCCAGTGCGAGTACTTCGCGCTCGAAGGGGTGTCGGAGCTGATGCGCACGGTGGACGAGGTCCGTCGTTTTCTCAACCCGAGCCTCGCCATCGACGGCGTGCTGCTGACCATGTACGACGAGCGGACCAACCTCGCCCGACAGGTCGCGCAGGAGGTGAGGTCGGTGTTCGGCGAGCTGGTGTTCTCGACCGTGGTGCCACGCAACGTGCGGCTCGCCGAGGCTCCCTCCTTCGGGCGGCCGATCCAGGCCTATGACCTGCGCAGCCGCGGCGCTGAGGCGTACCTGCTCCTCGGTCGGGAGTACCTGGAGAGGATGGAGGTCGCGTGA
- the rsmG gene encoding 16S rRNA (guanine(527)-N(7))-methyltransferase RsmG, whose translation MAEELSLVELLRPHAEGDALARLAAYAELLERWSQRHNLVSFRDRSELVRRHLVDALAARDLLVGSGALLDVGSGAGLPGVPLLAVRPAWRGVLLEPRQKRWAFLRLVVRELGLDATVERVRYQDYGSPGFSFDVIAARALGRHAELVGWSAGRVAEGGRVVLWSTEEDEAVLRGLAGWRVLSSPMPSLSRGRLVQLLPCFT comes from the coding sequence GTGGCCGAAGAACTGAGCCTCGTCGAGCTGCTGCGGCCGCACGCCGAGGGCGACGCCCTGGCCCGCCTCGCGGCCTATGCCGAGCTCCTGGAGCGCTGGTCCCAGCGGCACAACCTGGTCAGCTTCCGCGACCGCTCGGAGCTGGTCCGCCGCCACCTGGTGGATGCGCTGGCGGCGCGCGATCTCCTGGTTGGCTCCGGTGCGCTGCTCGATGTCGGCAGCGGCGCCGGGCTGCCCGGGGTGCCGCTGTTGGCGGTCCGGCCGGCCTGGCGCGGCGTGCTCCTCGAGCCGCGTCAGAAACGCTGGGCCTTCCTCCGCCTGGTGGTGCGCGAGCTGGGGCTGGACGCGACCGTGGAGCGGGTGCGCTACCAGGACTACGGATCGCCCGGTTTCAGCTTCGACGTGATTGCGGCGCGCGCCCTCGGCCGCCACGCCGAGCTGGTGGGCTGGTCGGCGGGCCGTGTGGCGGAGGGTGGCCGGGTCGTGCTCTGGTCGACCGAGGAGGACGAGGCTGTGCTGCGCGGACTGGCGGGCTGGCGTGTGCTAAGCTCGCCGATGCCCAGCCTGTCGAGGGGTCGGCTGGTGCAGCTCCTACCATGTTTCACGTGA
- the mnmG gene encoding tRNA uridine-5-carboxymethylaminomethyl(34) synthesis enzyme MnmG: MAAAAYDLLVVGAGHAGVEAAAAAARLGARVGLVTLSLDSVARMPCNPAIGGIGKGHLTAELDALGGIQGWATDRAGLQFKVLNRSRGPAVWGPRAQCDKWRYTVIMRRLLQRLAGIDLIEGEVVGLVESSGAIAGVRLADGRRLSAAAVLLTTGTFLGGILHTGGERRPGGRFGEPPSLGLGPELRGLGLELRRFKTGTPPRLRRDSIDYQRLQAEPGDEVPRPFSWRTRSVANRVLCWVARTPEQVRAIITDNLHRSPLFSGQIEGVGPRYCPSIEDKVVRFPHHRQHTVFLEPEGLGSDSMYVNGLSTSLPRDVQEQVVRAIPGFEAARFLRYGYAVEYDVVAPFQVLPTLECRTLPGLFLAGQLLGTSGYEEAAALGFVAGVNAVLAARGEAPFVPAREGSYIGVLVDDLCSADHREPYRMLTSRAERRLLLGVDSARERMMPTGHRLGLIPERVFHVEQRRWQRRREVREELSARAVNPDPATRAAVHAIAGVDLTGPTTWAGILRRQDVDAERVAAALPLLAELAVEDRRTVVGELRYDGYLVRHRREVERLARLRHLEIPVGLELGEVPGISREAADALRRHRPRTVADAERLPGVTSAALAILIGRLGGGREPRRQTAGIEGDGETWPKN; encoded by the coding sequence ATGGCGGCAGCGGCTTACGACCTGCTGGTGGTGGGCGCGGGTCACGCCGGCGTCGAGGCGGCCGCCGCCGCGGCGCGGCTCGGGGCGCGGGTCGGCCTGGTGACGCTGTCGCTCGACTCGGTGGCGCGGATGCCGTGCAACCCGGCGATCGGCGGCATCGGCAAGGGCCACCTGACGGCCGAGCTGGACGCCCTCGGCGGGATCCAGGGCTGGGCCACCGACCGGGCCGGCCTCCAGTTCAAGGTCCTCAACCGATCGCGGGGCCCGGCGGTGTGGGGGCCGCGTGCGCAGTGCGATAAGTGGCGCTATACGGTCATTATGCGGCGATTGCTGCAGCGCTTGGCCGGAATCGACCTCATCGAGGGCGAGGTGGTGGGCCTGGTCGAGTCGTCGGGCGCGATCGCGGGGGTCCGCCTGGCGGATGGCCGCCGACTGTCTGCAGCCGCAGTGCTCCTGACGACCGGCACCTTTCTCGGGGGCATCCTCCACACCGGGGGCGAGCGGCGGCCAGGCGGTCGGTTCGGCGAGCCTCCGAGCCTCGGGCTGGGCCCGGAGCTGCGGGGGCTGGGCCTCGAGCTGCGGCGCTTCAAGACCGGCACGCCGCCGCGGCTGCGGCGCGACAGCATCGACTACCAGCGGCTGCAGGCCGAGCCGGGCGACGAGGTGCCGCGGCCGTTCTCGTGGCGGACGCGATCGGTGGCGAACCGGGTCCTGTGCTGGGTGGCCCGGACCCCGGAACAGGTGCGGGCGATCATCACCGACAACCTGCACCGCTCGCCGCTGTTCTCGGGCCAGATCGAGGGCGTCGGCCCGCGCTACTGCCCATCGATCGAGGACAAGGTGGTGCGCTTCCCGCACCACCGCCAGCACACCGTCTTCCTCGAGCCCGAAGGGCTCGGCAGCGACAGCATGTACGTCAACGGGCTGTCGACCAGCCTGCCTCGGGACGTCCAGGAGCAGGTGGTGCGGGCCATTCCCGGCTTCGAGGCCGCCCGCTTCCTGCGCTATGGCTACGCCGTCGAGTATGACGTGGTGGCACCCTTCCAGGTGCTGCCGACCCTGGAGTGTCGGACGCTGCCGGGTCTTTTCCTGGCCGGCCAGCTGCTCGGCACCTCCGGCTACGAGGAGGCGGCGGCCCTCGGGTTCGTGGCCGGGGTCAACGCGGTGCTCGCGGCGCGCGGCGAGGCGCCGTTCGTGCCGGCGCGGGAGGGCTCCTACATCGGGGTGCTGGTGGACGACCTGTGCAGCGCGGACCACCGGGAGCCCTACCGGATGCTGACCTCGCGCGCCGAGCGCCGGCTGCTCCTGGGCGTCGATTCCGCCCGCGAGCGCATGATGCCGACGGGCCACCGTCTGGGCCTCATCCCCGAGCGGGTGTTCCACGTGGAACAGCGGCGGTGGCAGCGGCGGCGCGAGGTCCGGGAGGAGCTGTCCGCGCGGGCGGTCAACCCCGACCCCGCGACGCGGGCCGCGGTGCATGCCATCGCCGGCGTCGACCTCACCGGCCCGACCACATGGGCCGGGATCCTGCGTCGGCAGGACGTCGATGCGGAGCGGGTGGCGGCGGCGCTGCCGCTGCTCGCCGAGCTCGCCGTGGAGGACCGCCGGACGGTGGTTGGCGAGCTGCGCTACGACGGCTACCTGGTCCGTCACCGGCGCGAGGTCGAGCGCCTGGCGCGGCTGCGGCACCTGGAGATCCCGGTTGGCCTGGAGCTCGGCGAGGTCCCGGGCATCTCGCGGGAGGCCGCCGACGCGCTGCGACGGCACCGGCCGCGGACGGTCGCCGACGCCGAGCGGCTGCCGGGCGTGACGTCGGCGGCGCTGGCGATCCTGATCGGGCGGCTGGGTGGCGGCCGCGAGCCCCGGCGTCAGACGGCCGGGATCGAGGGGGACGGCGAGACGTGGCCGAAGAACTGA
- the mnmE gene encoding tRNA uridine-5-carboxymethylaminomethyl(34) synthesis GTPase MnmE codes for MAKASSSGWSSGLSGGADTIVARATAPGPAALAVVRLSGPGVRRIAGEISPKVDFSQPWRARLVAVDGVGGEAVAIAFAAPRSYTGEDMLELTVHGSPFVVGSLVERCIAAGARPAAPGEFSRRAVANGKMDLLQAEAVRDLVRAETAWQARNAREQLGGALSQRLAGLRGDLVELLARLEASLDFADQGVDPERAELASRRERCRSGLASLLATAAAGERIRDGVRVVIVGPPNSGKSTLFNTLLGTERAIVAPHPGTTRDLLEAELEIAGLRVTLVDTAGLHEAADPVEVEGVRRARAAAASATVILELSPADGGTPPPAPAEEGTTIRVLSKADLPHAAPGDRLPVSCATGAGVDRLRATLAETVAGKVPDLGGEVAISRRHRRALERAADELIACDLDHPELGAESLRWAVRELGELLGEVATEDLLDEVFGSFCIGK; via the coding sequence ATGGCGAAGGCTTCCTCAAGCGGGTGGTCATCCGGCCTGTCCGGGGGCGCTGACACGATCGTGGCGCGCGCCACCGCGCCCGGGCCGGCCGCGCTCGCGGTGGTCCGGCTGAGCGGACCCGGCGTGCGCCGGATCGCCGGCGAGATCAGCCCGAAGGTCGATTTCAGTCAGCCGTGGCGGGCGCGGCTGGTCGCCGTCGACGGGGTCGGCGGGGAGGCGGTGGCGATCGCCTTTGCCGCGCCGAGGTCGTACACCGGGGAGGACATGCTCGAGCTGACGGTCCACGGCTCTCCGTTCGTGGTCGGCTCGCTGGTCGAGCGCTGCATCGCGGCGGGCGCGCGGCCGGCCGCGCCCGGCGAGTTCTCCCGGCGCGCGGTGGCCAATGGCAAGATGGACCTGCTCCAGGCCGAGGCGGTGCGCGACCTGGTGAGGGCGGAGACCGCCTGGCAGGCCCGCAACGCCCGCGAGCAGCTCGGCGGCGCGCTGTCGCAGCGCCTGGCCGGGCTGCGCGGCGATCTGGTCGAGCTCCTGGCCCGGCTCGAGGCGTCCCTCGACTTCGCCGATCAGGGGGTCGATCCGGAGCGCGCCGAGCTGGCGTCGCGGCGCGAGCGGTGCCGCAGCGGGCTGGCGTCGCTGCTCGCGACCGCGGCCGCCGGGGAGCGGATCCGAGACGGGGTCCGAGTCGTCATCGTGGGCCCGCCAAACTCCGGTAAATCAACTCTTTTCAATACTTTACTCGGCACCGAGAGAGCGATCGTCGCGCCCCATCCGGGGACCACGCGCGACCTTCTCGAGGCCGAGCTCGAGATCGCGGGCCTGCGGGTGACCCTGGTCGACACCGCCGGGCTCCACGAGGCCGCGGATCCGGTCGAGGTGGAGGGGGTGCGGCGGGCGCGGGCCGCGGCCGCGTCGGCAACGGTGATCCTCGAGCTGTCTCCGGCTGACGGCGGGACGCCGCCGCCTGCCCCCGCCGAGGAGGGCACCACGATCCGCGTGCTGTCCAAGGCCGACCTGCCCCACGCGGCGCCCGGAGACCGCCTGCCGGTGTCCTGTGCGACCGGCGCCGGCGTCGATCGGCTGCGGGCGACGCTGGCCGAGACGGTCGCCGGCAAGGTGCCCGACCTGGGGGGCGAGGTGGCGATCTCGCGCCGCCACCGGCGGGCCCTCGAGCGGGCCGCAGACGAGCTCATAGCGTGCGACCTGGACCATCCCGAGCTCGGTGCCGAGAGCCTGCGCTGGGCGGTGCGGGAGCTCGGCGAGCTGCTCGGCGAGGTCGCCACCGAGGACCTTCTCGACGAGGTCTTCGGCTCGTTCTGCATCGGGAAGTGA
- a CDS encoding R3H domain-containing nucleic acid-binding protein, whose product MTAAGSFRGSNLDEALTAACAELRARVGELRYEVLAEGGGNGVELYAEVDPVAVLGLFLSETFRAGELDVSVRLELGGESLDGELTGSDLHLLTGSGGRGLDALQYLCNRVLTRRFSHHLPVHLDTQGFKDRRAQQLRERAESAADEAVRTRSQVVLGPLTPAARREIHLALADDPGVETFSDGEGFLKRVVIRPVRGR is encoded by the coding sequence GTGACGGCCGCAGGGAGCTTCCGCGGATCCAACCTGGACGAGGCGCTGACCGCCGCCTGCGCCGAGCTGCGCGCGCGGGTCGGCGAGCTGCGCTACGAGGTGCTCGCAGAGGGCGGCGGGAACGGGGTCGAGCTCTACGCCGAGGTCGACCCGGTCGCGGTGCTGGGCCTGTTCCTGTCCGAGACCTTCCGCGCCGGCGAGCTCGACGTCTCGGTGCGGCTCGAGCTCGGCGGGGAGTCGCTGGACGGCGAGCTCACGGGCTCGGACCTCCACCTGCTGACCGGGAGCGGGGGCCGCGGCCTGGACGCGCTGCAGTACCTCTGCAATCGGGTCCTGACCCGTCGCTTCAGCCACCACCTGCCGGTGCACCTCGACACCCAGGGCTTCAAGGACCGGCGCGCCCAGCAGCTGCGCGAGCGCGCCGAGTCGGCCGCCGACGAGGCGGTGCGCACGCGCTCGCAGGTCGTGCTCGGCCCCTTGACCCCGGCCGCGCGGCGAGAGATCCACCTCGCGCTGGCCGACGACCCCGGGGTGGAGACTTTTTCCGATGGCGAAGGCTTCCTCAAGCGGGTGGTCATCCGGCCTGTCCGGGGGCGCTGA
- the yidC gene encoding membrane protein insertase YidC, with product MEKRLLLAFVVSAVIFAVWSVLFPPEQPPRPALPERAVEEVAPEQPAAAAEAAVELEPAAAAGSAPAIAATAEETVQLANDEMVVELSNRGAAITRFQLARYQGDEGEPLDLLQTVDHPRRTLPLQLLVGGARDERLYAVERDDRSATLRWSDGLGNAVVKTVRVPESGYGVDVTIQLEGELSSSQVSVGTGLRDLGDAERDSRLAVWGDAVVGVDGRIEVVKRRKPKQGLVVEPQQVSFAGFQDAYFLSVLRPRTAIAELRVEVLETSSLDGDGKPVAGQVLQVLLTPAGGTLEGQLLGAPKEYDLLHAIGGGIERTLDFGLFGPISVLFLKVLRWIYGVVGNYGFAIVLLTLAIRILLFPLMHSSTVSMRRMQKLQPKVKELQARYKKKKGDPQARAKMNQEMMALYKEEGVNPMGGCLPMLVQLPILWALYKLFLQAIELRHAPFFGWIQDLSAKDPYYITPILMTATMWLQQRLAPQVGDPQQQRIMRLLPFIFGFMFLQFPSGLVLYWLTNNVLTIVQQEVTFRLLGERGKGGGRARQGKDTQQ from the coding sequence ATGGAAAAGCGTCTTCTCCTGGCGTTCGTGGTGTCGGCGGTGATCTTCGCCGTGTGGTCGGTGCTGTTCCCGCCCGAGCAGCCGCCCCGTCCGGCGCTTCCGGAGCGGGCCGTCGAGGAGGTCGCGCCGGAACAGCCGGCCGCCGCGGCCGAGGCGGCGGTCGAGCTCGAGCCGGCGGCAGCGGCCGGGTCGGCCCCGGCCATCGCTGCCACGGCCGAGGAAACGGTGCAGCTCGCCAACGACGAGATGGTGGTCGAGCTGAGCAACCGCGGTGCCGCGATCACCCGCTTTCAGCTGGCCCGCTACCAGGGCGACGAGGGGGAGCCGCTGGACCTGCTCCAGACCGTCGACCACCCGCGCCGGACGCTGCCGCTGCAGCTCCTGGTCGGCGGCGCGCGCGACGAGCGGCTGTATGCCGTCGAGCGCGACGACCGGTCCGCCACCTTGCGGTGGTCCGACGGCCTGGGCAACGCGGTGGTCAAGACGGTGCGCGTGCCCGAGTCGGGCTACGGGGTCGACGTCACCATCCAGCTCGAGGGCGAGCTGTCCTCGTCGCAGGTCAGCGTCGGGACCGGGCTGCGCGACCTCGGCGACGCCGAGCGGGACAGCCGGCTCGCGGTGTGGGGCGACGCGGTGGTCGGCGTCGACGGCCGGATCGAGGTCGTGAAGCGCCGCAAGCCCAAGCAGGGGCTGGTGGTGGAGCCGCAGCAGGTCTCCTTCGCAGGCTTCCAGGATGCCTACTTCCTGTCTGTCCTGCGGCCCCGGACGGCGATCGCCGAGCTGCGGGTCGAGGTGCTCGAGACCTCCAGCCTTGACGGCGACGGCAAGCCGGTTGCGGGCCAGGTGCTGCAGGTGCTGCTCACCCCGGCCGGCGGCACGCTCGAGGGGCAGCTGCTGGGAGCGCCCAAGGAGTACGACCTGCTGCACGCGATCGGCGGCGGCATCGAGCGCACCCTCGACTTCGGCCTGTTCGGCCCGATCTCGGTGCTGTTCCTCAAGGTGCTGCGCTGGATCTACGGGGTCGTCGGCAACTACGGGTTCGCGATCGTGCTGCTGACGCTGGCGATCCGGATCCTGCTCTTCCCGCTGATGCACTCGTCGACGGTGTCGATGCGGCGGATGCAGAAGCTGCAGCCCAAGGTCAAGGAGCTTCAGGCCCGCTACAAGAAGAAGAAGGGCGACCCCCAGGCGCGGGCCAAGATGAACCAGGAGATGATGGCGCTCTACAAGGAGGAGGGCGTCAACCCGATGGGAGGCTGCCTGCCGATGCTGGTGCAGCTGCCCATCCTGTGGGCGCTGTACAAGCTCTTCCTGCAGGCGATCGAGCTGCGCCACGCGCCCTTCTTCGGCTGGATCCAGGACCTCTCGGCGAAGGACCCCTACTACATCACGCCGATCCTGATGACCGCGACGATGTGGCTGCAGCAGCGGCTCGCGCCGCAGGTCGGCGACCCCCAGCAGCAGCGCATCATGCGCCTGCTGCCGTTCATCTTCGGTTTCATGTTCCTGCAGTTCCCGTCCGGCCTCGTGCTGTACTGGCTGACCAACAACGTGCTCACGATCGTCCAGCAGGAGGTGACCTTCCGGCTGCTCGGCGAGCGCGGCAAGGGCGGCGGGCGGGCGCGCCAGGGAAAGGACACCCAGCAGTGA
- the rnpA gene encoding ribonuclease P protein component, with amino-acid sequence MLGVGRAASACPCERRLRLPRSERLRRRGEFQRAYERGIRASGRFMVVFAWARPEGGPIGRRLGVTASRRIGNAVIRARAKRRLRELARLDPGGLGGRDVDLVINARRGCADAPWDELQRDYRRCVERLRERLTGT; translated from the coding sequence ATGCTCGGCGTCGGAAGGGCCGCAAGCGCCTGTCCGTGTGAGCGCCGGCTGCGCCTGCCCCGCAGCGAACGTCTGCGTCGCCGGGGCGAGTTTCAACGAGCGTACGAGCGAGGGATCCGGGCATCCGGGCGGTTCATGGTGGTGTTCGCGTGGGCGCGCCCCGAGGGGGGGCCGATCGGGCGACGGCTGGGGGTGACCGCCTCGCGGCGGATCGGCAATGCGGTGATCCGCGCCCGCGCCAAACGGCGACTCCGCGAGCTGGCCCGGCTCGACCCGGGCGGCCTGGGCGGCCGGGATGTGGATCTGGTGATCAACGCGCGTCGGGGTTGCGCGGACGCGCCGTGGGACGAGCTGCAGCGCGACTACCGGCGGTGCGTGGAGAGGTTGAGGGAGCGGCTGACCGGGACCTGA
- the rpmH gene encoding 50S ribosomal protein L34 — MKRTFQPNNRRRKKTHGFRVRMRAKAGRKVLNARRRKGRKRLSV; from the coding sequence ATGAAGAGGACATTTCAGCCGAACAACAGGCGCCGGAAGAAGACGCATGGATTCCGCGTTCGGATGCGCGCGAAGGCTGGGCGGAAGGTTCTGAATGCTCGGCGTCGGAAGGGCCGCAAGCGCCTGTCCGTGTGA